In the genome of Acetobacter oryzifermentans, one region contains:
- the sufC gene encoding Fe-S cluster assembly ATPase SufC codes for MSQFLEISGLCARIDADGQEKQILRGVDLTIPPGEVHAIMGPNGCGKSTLSYVLAGREDYEVTAGSVTFKGQDLLAMEPEERAAAGLFLAFQSPIELPGVNNANFLRTAVNAVRRARGLEELDAVAFLKMAREAAKSLSMAPDMLKRNVNVGFSGGEKKRNEVLQMTLLQPSFAILDETDSGLDVDALRIVAEGVNRLRSPDFSALVITHHQKLLDYLVPDRIHVMAKGRIILSGGPELAKRIDQEGYTKFLTEAA; via the coding sequence ATGAGCCAGTTTTTGGAAATTTCCGGTCTGTGCGCCCGGATTGATGCCGATGGGCAGGAAAAGCAGATTCTCCGTGGTGTGGATCTCACCATTCCGCCGGGTGAAGTGCATGCCATTATGGGGCCGAACGGGTGTGGTAAATCTACCCTTTCCTATGTTCTGGCCGGGCGTGAGGATTACGAGGTTACGGCTGGATCTGTTACCTTCAAGGGGCAGGATCTGCTGGCTATGGAGCCGGAAGAACGTGCTGCTGCGGGCCTGTTTCTGGCGTTCCAGTCTCCTATTGAATTGCCGGGTGTGAATAACGCCAATTTCCTGCGCACGGCGGTAAATGCTGTGCGCCGTGCCCGTGGGTTGGAAGAACTGGATGCCGTTGCATTTCTGAAAATGGCGCGTGAGGCTGCCAAGTCTCTCTCCATGGCGCCGGATATGCTCAAGCGTAACGTCAACGTTGGGTTCTCTGGTGGTGAAAAAAAGCGCAATGAAGTGTTGCAGATGACACTTCTTCAGCCTTCTTTCGCCATTCTGGATGAAACCGATAGTGGGCTGGATGTGGATGCCCTGCGTATTGTGGCGGAAGGGGTGAACCGTTTGCGCTCACCAGATTTCTCTGCACTGGTTATTACGCATCACCAAAAGCTGCTGGACTATCTGGTGCCAGACCGCATTCACGTTATGGCCAAAGGCCGGATTATTCTTTCTGGTGGGCCAGAACTGGCCAAGAGAATTGATCAGGAAGGCTACACCAAGTTTCTGACGGAGGCGGCGTGA
- the sufB gene encoding Fe-S cluster assembly protein SufB, protein MPAVTETREAVEKLGQSTYKWGFETDIQMDLAPKGLNEDIVRLISARKNEPEWLLEWRLTAFRKWQSMQEPTWAKVSYPPIDYQDAHYYAAPRKKEGPKSLDEVDPELLRTYEKLGIPLHEQAMLAGVELPEGETARPPVAVDAVFDSVSVVTTFRKTLEEAGVIFCPISEAVQEHPELVRKYLGSVVPVADNFYAALNSAVFTDGSFVYVPKGVRCPMELSTYFRINARNTGQFERTLIVVEDGASVSYLEGCTAPMRDENQLHAAVVELVAMEDSSIKYSTVQNWYPGDSEGRGGIYNFVTKRGACRGARSKISWTQVETGSAITWKYPSCILQGDGSVGEFYSVAVTNNCQQADTGTKMIHIGRNTRSTIIAKTISAGRSDSTYRGLVRVQPKASGARNFTQCDSLLIGDECGAHTVPYIESRNMAARIEHEATTSKISEDQLFYCRQRGLSEEDAVGLIVNGFCRDVLKELPMEFAVEAQKLLQISLEGSVG, encoded by the coding sequence ATGCCGGCAGTTACTGAAACCCGCGAAGCGGTCGAAAAGCTCGGCCAGTCCACTTACAAGTGGGGCTTTGAAACAGATATTCAGATGGATCTCGCCCCAAAAGGGTTGAATGAGGACATCGTCCGCCTGATTTCTGCGCGTAAGAACGAACCAGAATGGCTTCTGGAATGGCGCCTGACGGCATTCCGCAAATGGCAGTCCATGCAGGAGCCTACGTGGGCCAAGGTTTCTTACCCGCCGATTGATTATCAGGATGCGCATTACTATGCCGCTCCGCGCAAGAAAGAAGGCCCGAAATCTCTGGATGAGGTTGATCCGGAACTTCTGAGAACCTACGAAAAACTGGGTATTCCCCTACATGAGCAGGCTATGCTGGCAGGTGTGGAATTGCCCGAAGGTGAAACGGCGCGTCCACCTGTTGCTGTAGATGCGGTGTTTGACAGTGTTTCCGTTGTCACCACTTTCCGTAAAACCTTGGAAGAAGCAGGGGTGATCTTCTGCCCTATTTCTGAGGCCGTGCAGGAACATCCAGAACTGGTGCGTAAATATCTGGGCAGCGTAGTGCCGGTGGCAGATAATTTCTATGCCGCCCTTAACTCCGCGGTATTTACCGATGGCTCTTTTGTGTACGTGCCCAAAGGGGTGCGTTGCCCGATGGAGCTTTCCACCTACTTCCGTATCAATGCGCGCAATACAGGGCAGTTTGAGCGCACCCTGATTGTGGTGGAGGATGGTGCTTCCGTTTCCTATCTGGAAGGTTGCACAGCCCCTATGCGGGATGAAAATCAGCTACATGCGGCAGTGGTGGAGCTGGTGGCGATGGAAGATTCTTCCATCAAATATTCCACGGTGCAGAACTGGTACCCCGGTGATTCCGAAGGGCGCGGCGGTATCTACAACTTTGTGACCAAGCGTGGCGCGTGCCGTGGGGCTCGCTCCAAAATTTCATGGACACAGGTGGAAACAGGTTCTGCCATTACATGGAAGTATCCATCCTGCATTTTGCAAGGTGATGGATCTGTGGGTGAATTCTATTCCGTGGCTGTTACCAACAACTGCCAGCAGGCAGATACAGGCACGAAGATGATTCATATCGGGCGCAATACCCGCTCCACCATCATTGCGAAAACTATCAGCGCAGGGCGCTCAGACAGCACATATCGCGGTCTGGTGCGTGTGCAGCCCAAGGCTTCTGGCGCACGTAACTTCACCCAGTGTGATAGCCTGCTGATTGGTGATGAATGCGGCGCGCATACTGTGCCGTATATCGAAAGCCGGAACATGGCAGCGCGTATTGAGCACGAAGCCACAACATCCAAGATTTCAGAAGATCAGCTTTTTTATTGTCGCCAGCGCGGCCTATCTGAAGAAGATGCGGTTGGGTTGATTGTAAATGGTTTCTGCCGGGATGTTCTTAAGGAACTGCCCATGGAATTTGCTGTGGAAGCACAGAAACTGTTGCAGATCAGCCTTGAAGGCAGCGTAGGCTAA
- a CDS encoding SUF system Fe-S cluster assembly regulator has translation MLKLSRLADYAIVILVKLGEQEGVVTSPTLAAITGVPEPTVAKVLKVLSAHGFVLSQRGAKGGYRLARHLADISVASVITAVDGKIALTACVDGGECDTGVSCGLCGSWDTINQAIRTTLEGISLESMRSKASCFSNMPRSNTQPSAAMPREGI, from the coding sequence ATGCTGAAACTTTCCCGCCTGGCGGATTATGCAATCGTCATCTTGGTAAAACTGGGTGAGCAGGAAGGCGTTGTAACGTCTCCAACACTTGCAGCTATTACAGGGGTGCCAGAGCCAACAGTGGCCAAGGTGCTTAAGGTGCTGTCTGCGCATGGGTTTGTGCTTTCCCAGCGTGGGGCAAAGGGCGGATACCGCCTTGCCAGACATTTGGCAGATATTTCTGTTGCCAGTGTTATTACAGCCGTAGATGGCAAGATTGCGCTCACAGCCTGTGTAGATGGCGGAGAGTGTGATACCGGCGTGTCGTGCGGTCTGTGTGGCAGTTGGGATACCATTAATCAGGCCATACGAACCACGTTGGAGGGCATTTCCTTGGAAAGCATGCGCAGCAAGGCATCGTGTTTTTCAAACATGCCACGATCCAATACGCAGCCCAGCGCTGCTATGCCACGTGAGGGGATCTGA
- a CDS encoding DUF445 domain-containing protein codes for MFCMQPAHALLGVFAHSAIEWDMISQPHQDADFAARQTLRRYKNAATGLVGLMAGVTVLGYAAPAAGWVRDGFWLEMLRAGARAGVVGGLADWFAVVALFRRPMGLPIPHTAILPAQKDRLGRALGRFVAGQVFTQKEVERVLGQVDLPAFLADMLDDPGTRDALVKSITRSLPQMLDRLEDGRASNAVARVMPKLLGGSNLAPIIARALRSLVDDDKHQEVLSFLLEQIKDALQSKEGALRQMIEERVREQGGRLLGWAIGGSIATKVLLAAAKELERIDPQNSSLREGFTNWVRGQIDRIETDPEKGKEFSQTIMSVLSHESVVGWWGDIWLRFRRMVEADVEDPEGRIASVVQDALERMAAQMRYDQNMRQRIMDSVNRTVLKMLPFMRERMAEFISRVVSGWNAVEIAEKLELRVGKDLQFIRFNGTLVGFGVGALLFAVLRLLFGLNAQ; via the coding sequence ATGTTTTGTATGCAACCAGCTCACGCACTCTTGGGGGTGTTTGCGCACAGTGCTATTGAGTGGGATATGATATCTCAACCTCATCAGGACGCGGATTTCGCTGCCCGCCAGACACTGCGGCGATACAAAAATGCAGCTACAGGGCTGGTTGGCCTTATGGCTGGGGTAACGGTGTTGGGGTATGCAGCACCAGCCGCCGGATGGGTAAGAGATGGATTCTGGCTGGAAATGTTGCGGGCTGGGGCGCGGGCAGGCGTTGTAGGCGGCTTGGCAGACTGGTTTGCCGTGGTGGCGCTATTTCGTCGGCCTATGGGTTTGCCCATTCCGCACACCGCTATTTTACCTGCACAAAAGGATAGGCTTGGCCGCGCACTGGGGCGGTTTGTTGCGGGGCAGGTGTTTACCCAAAAGGAAGTTGAGCGCGTATTGGGGCAGGTCGATCTTCCTGCTTTTTTGGCGGATATGCTGGATGATCCCGGCACGCGGGATGCTTTGGTAAAATCCATAACACGCTCTTTGCCCCAAATGCTGGACAGGCTGGAAGATGGGCGCGCCAGCAATGCAGTTGCCCGTGTTATGCCCAAGCTATTGGGTGGCAGTAATCTAGCACCTATTATTGCGCGTGCCCTGCGCAGCCTTGTGGATGATGACAAGCATCAGGAAGTACTCTCCTTTCTGCTTGAGCAGATCAAGGATGCGTTACAATCCAAAGAAGGCGCGCTGCGCCAGATGATTGAAGAGCGCGTGCGTGAACAGGGCGGTCGTTTGCTTGGTTGGGCCATTGGTGGATCTATTGCCACCAAGGTTTTGTTGGCAGCGGCCAAGGAACTTGAGCGAATCGACCCACAGAATTCTAGCCTGCGTGAAGGCTTTACCAACTGGGTGCGTGGCCAGATTGACCGCATAGAAACGGACCCTGAAAAGGGAAAAGAGTTTTCCCAAACCATTATGAGCGTGCTTTCCCATGAAAGTGTTGTGGGGTGGTGGGGAGACATCTGGCTGCGCTTTCGGCGTATGGTGGAAGCAGATGTGGAAGATCCAGAAGGCCGCATAGCATCCGTGGTGCAGGATGCGCTTGAACGCATGGCTGCCCAGATGCGCTATGATCAGAACATGCGGCAACGGATTATGGATAGCGTAAACCGCACTGTTTTGAAGATGCTCCCTTTCATGCGTGAACGTATGGCAGAGTTTATTTCCCGTGTGGTTTCTGGCTGGAATGCTGTGGAAATAGCTGAAAAACTGGAACTTCGGGTTGGTAAGGATCTGCAGTTTATCCGGTTTAACGGCACCCTGGTTGGCTTTGGTGTGGGGGCGCTGCTTTTTGCTGTATTGCGGCTTCTATTTGGGTTGAACGCGCAATAA
- a CDS encoding phosphoenolpyruvate carboxylase: MTMDNTSSLSRLDSILASATARPDVGIAAEGTNPVMGIALRLGEAFANKEISQADIVSLVQKLRDEAFLARARKLHRYVGGATLEATQEKLRNVARSVADTCPTGSFTEYQDRISAIQFAAVFTAHPTFALSNPVYAALAESASQAIPPQEAPFFETHRRSTPPTLEEEFTLAAQAITRARDAMDLLATALLEEAATRWPQEWTRLKPCPVIATSWVGYDTDGRTDIGWWDTLRLRLRMKLFQLMRLESQIMHEGLLAPELTEKLQRAIACVKEQISAVPAGPGDAQAVANFAKLLVSQRNTALTHTAELDSLLEAAINTAPPSARIPLAVARAGFVAHGLGLAHTHVRLNASQIHNFVRQKLNLLDDPNNPAHRRALLNQINEALETVTPVPVDFGALLSDPSSAGRLMMTIAQMVKFIDSDTPVRFLIAETETGYTLLSALWVASCFGVADKIEISPLFETEDALMNGEHIVEEALRSPTWRAYIRRIGRMCFQFGYSDSGRYVGQLAATYQIERLRLRIHDLLVRWNMQDITVVFFDTHGESIGRGAHPFRMADRLDYLSPPHVRARFKATGIACREETAFQGGDGYLLFGTPELAGATMATIAENLFLPLRQEEDPIYDQPDFSADFFSSISEGMKKLVEDPGYAALLGAFGPSLIDRTGSRPPARQSAESATHKRITHPSQLRAIPNNAILQQLGWCANTLQGLGAAVRRHPETFETFRTSSPRFHRALDFAQHGLACSDDKVLKSVVCLLDPGFWLDRATEEKTPARRKAFLSLMQDLEKLDLSAELLTMFRRIQADHLALREAWEHAPRTEPQIRLLHAIRIMLIEQIWLLACRVPFFMPRGGFNHDVMMQHILCLDISVVLEELEHIFPTSTGPTNLDFHEPRGPREEGIYEREHRDIFVPMQQMFELIREISVAIMHNIGAFG; this comes from the coding sequence ATGACTATGGATAACACATCTTCTCTTTCCCGTTTGGACAGTATCCTTGCGTCCGCCACTGCTCGGCCAGATGTCGGCATAGCAGCTGAAGGCACAAATCCTGTTATGGGTATCGCGCTCCGACTGGGAGAAGCTTTTGCCAACAAGGAAATCTCACAGGCAGATATTGTAAGCCTGGTGCAAAAGCTCCGTGATGAAGCCTTTCTGGCGCGTGCCCGTAAACTGCACCGATATGTAGGCGGTGCAACACTTGAAGCCACACAAGAAAAGCTTCGTAATGTTGCACGTTCGGTAGCAGACACATGCCCTACCGGTTCTTTTACAGAGTATCAGGATCGCATTTCCGCCATTCAATTTGCAGCGGTTTTTACAGCACACCCTACTTTTGCCCTCAGCAACCCAGTGTACGCGGCTTTGGCAGAAAGTGCATCCCAAGCCATCCCCCCGCAGGAAGCACCGTTTTTTGAAACGCACAGACGTTCTACGCCTCCTACGCTGGAAGAAGAGTTTACACTAGCTGCACAAGCCATCACCCGTGCGCGTGACGCCATGGATTTGTTAGCGACTGCTCTGCTGGAAGAAGCTGCCACCCGTTGGCCACAGGAATGGACAAGACTGAAGCCCTGCCCGGTTATTGCAACCAGTTGGGTTGGCTACGATACCGATGGCCGCACAGATATTGGATGGTGGGATACTCTACGCCTACGCCTACGTATGAAACTGTTCCAGTTGATGCGGTTGGAAAGCCAGATCATGCACGAAGGCTTACTGGCCCCGGAACTCACAGAAAAACTGCAACGGGCCATTGCCTGCGTAAAAGAACAAATTAGCGCTGTTCCTGCTGGCCCTGGCGATGCGCAAGCTGTGGCAAATTTTGCAAAACTTCTGGTTTCTCAGCGCAATACAGCACTAACACACACCGCAGAACTAGATAGCTTGCTTGAGGCTGCCATTAATACAGCGCCGCCTTCTGCACGCATTCCACTTGCTGTTGCCCGCGCTGGGTTTGTGGCGCATGGGCTGGGATTGGCCCATACACATGTGCGGCTCAATGCCTCCCAGATTCATAACTTTGTGCGTCAGAAGCTAAACCTGCTGGATGACCCCAACAACCCGGCCCATCGCCGAGCATTGCTGAACCAGATTAACGAGGCGCTAGAAACTGTTACGCCTGTCCCGGTGGATTTTGGCGCACTGCTAAGCGATCCTTCCAGTGCTGGGCGGTTGATGATGACCATTGCGCAAATGGTCAAATTTATCGATTCCGATACGCCTGTTCGCTTTCTGATTGCAGAAACAGAAACCGGCTACACGTTGCTCTCCGCCCTATGGGTGGCTTCCTGCTTTGGCGTGGCAGATAAAATTGAAATCTCGCCACTGTTTGAAACTGAAGATGCCCTTATGAACGGTGAGCACATTGTGGAAGAAGCCCTGCGTTCTCCCACATGGCGTGCATATATCCGTCGTATCGGCCGCATGTGCTTCCAGTTTGGATATTCCGATTCTGGGCGGTATGTCGGCCAGTTGGCCGCAACGTATCAGATAGAGCGCCTGCGCCTGCGCATCCATGATCTGCTGGTTCGATGGAATATGCAGGATATTACCGTGGTGTTTTTTGATACCCACGGTGAAAGCATAGGCCGCGGCGCGCACCCTTTCCGTATGGCAGATCGGCTGGATTACCTTTCCCCACCCCATGTGCGGGCGCGGTTTAAAGCCACAGGCATTGCCTGCCGTGAGGAAACAGCTTTTCAGGGGGGAGATGGCTATCTCCTTTTTGGTACGCCGGAACTGGCAGGCGCCACAATGGCCACCATTGCGGAAAACCTGTTTCTACCCTTACGGCAGGAAGAAGACCCTATTTATGATCAGCCCGATTTTTCGGCTGATTTCTTCTCCAGCATTAGCGAGGGCATGAAAAAACTGGTGGAAGACCCCGGTTATGCCGCGTTGCTGGGGGCTTTTGGGCCTTCCCTTATTGATAGAACCGGCTCTCGGCCACCTGCTCGCCAAAGTGCAGAAAGCGCAACCCATAAGCGTATTACTCACCCCAGCCAGCTACGCGCCATTCCCAACAACGCGATCCTTCAGCAACTCGGATGGTGCGCCAACACCTTGCAAGGCTTGGGAGCAGCCGTACGCCGCCACCCGGAAACCTTTGAAACATTCCGTACATCCAGCCCGCGTTTTCATCGTGCTCTGGATTTTGCCCAACATGGTCTTGCGTGCTCGGATGACAAGGTTCTGAAAAGCGTTGTCTGTTTGCTGGACCCTGGCTTCTGGCTCGATCGCGCTACCGAGGAAAAAACACCGGCTCGTCGGAAGGCTTTTCTTTCCCTGATGCAGGATCTGGAAAAGCTAGACCTATCAGCCGAACTTCTCACTATGTTCCGCCGCATTCAGGCCGACCATCTTGCGTTAAGAGAAGCTTGGGAGCACGCACCACGCACAGAGCCTCAAATCCGGCTTCTGCATGCCATCCGCATTATGCTTATTGAGCAAATATGGCTTTTGGCATGCCGTGTGCCCTTCTTTATGCCCCGTGGGGGCTTTAACCATGATGTCATGATGCAGCATATACTGTGTCTGGATATTTCGGTTGTGCTGGAAGAGCTTGAGCATATCTTCCCCACCAGCACTGGCCCAACCAACCTTGATTTTCATGAACCACGCGGCCCGCGCGAAGAAGGTATTTACGAGCGCGAGCACAGAGACATCTTTGTGCCAATGCAACAGATGTTTGAGCTTATTCGTGAAATCAGCGTCGCCATCA